From a region of the Lactuca sativa cultivar Salinas chromosome 4, Lsat_Salinas_v11, whole genome shotgun sequence genome:
- the LOC111919488 gene encoding uncharacterized protein LOC111919488 isoform X1, with the protein MAFLSFVGRVLFVSVFLLSAWQDVYRFNEFGVDGGSSAKVLTQKFKMLSKHFTTFTGFQVPNFEIKFFVAGAIAIKSLGSFLFIFDSTIGATLLILHQLIATPILYDFYNYDTGKKKFFQLTFSFTQSLSLLGGLLFYVGMKNSIPKRSSIPSHGIATTQTVENVRDEYIEHLKDELGQARVESEIMFEKLKLTQARLNETQEELSQCYQEITRLNRELKGKSNAEGFKRWFS; encoded by the exons TGTGTATAGGTTTAATGAATTTGGAGTTGATGGTGGATCTTCAGCAAAAGTCCttacacaaaagttcaaaatGCTTTCAAAGcatttcacaacttttacaggtTTCCAAGTGCCAAATTTTGAG ATTAAGTTCTTTGTTGCTGGAGCTATAGCCATTAAATCCCTTGGAAGCTTTCTTTTCATCTTTGATAGCACCATTGGTGCTACACTTCTT ATTTTGCACCAGTTGATTGCTACTCCCATCTTATATGACTTTTACAACTATGACACTGGGAAGAAGAAATTCTTTCAACTTACTTTTAGTTTTACACAG AGTTTGTCACTGTTAGGGGGATTGTTGTTCTACGTTGGAATGAAGAATTCCATTCCAAAGAGATCTTCAATTCCAAGCCACGGGATTGCAACAACACAAACAGTCGAAAATGTACGAGACGAGTATATCGAACATTTGAAAGACGAATTAGGACAAGCAAGGGTAGAATCGGAAATAATGTTTGAAAAATTGAAGCTTACTCAAGCTCGACTTAATGAAACACAAGAAGAATTATCCCAATGTTATCAGGAAATCACTCGGCTGAACAGAGAGCTAAAGGGGAAATCTAATGCAGAAGGATTCAAACGATGGTTTAGCTAG
- the LOC111919488 gene encoding uncharacterized protein LOC111919488 isoform X2 has translation MAFLSFVGRVLFVSVFLLSAWQEFNEFGVDGGSSAKVLTQKFKMLSKHFTTFTGFQVPNFEIKFFVAGAIAIKSLGSFLFIFDSTIGATLLILHQLIATPILYDFYNYDTGKKKFFQLTFSFTQSLSLLGGLLFYVGMKNSIPKRSSIPSHGIATTQTVENVRDEYIEHLKDELGQARVESEIMFEKLKLTQARLNETQEELSQCYQEITRLNRELKGKSNAEGFKRWFS, from the exons GTTTAATGAATTTGGAGTTGATGGTGGATCTTCAGCAAAAGTCCttacacaaaagttcaaaatGCTTTCAAAGcatttcacaacttttacaggtTTCCAAGTGCCAAATTTTGAG ATTAAGTTCTTTGTTGCTGGAGCTATAGCCATTAAATCCCTTGGAAGCTTTCTTTTCATCTTTGATAGCACCATTGGTGCTACACTTCTT ATTTTGCACCAGTTGATTGCTACTCCCATCTTATATGACTTTTACAACTATGACACTGGGAAGAAGAAATTCTTTCAACTTACTTTTAGTTTTACACAG AGTTTGTCACTGTTAGGGGGATTGTTGTTCTACGTTGGAATGAAGAATTCCATTCCAAAGAGATCTTCAATTCCAAGCCACGGGATTGCAACAACACAAACAGTCGAAAATGTACGAGACGAGTATATCGAACATTTGAAAGACGAATTAGGACAAGCAAGGGTAGAATCGGAAATAATGTTTGAAAAATTGAAGCTTACTCAAGCTCGACTTAATGAAACACAAGAAGAATTATCCCAATGTTATCAGGAAATCACTCGGCTGAACAGAGAGCTAAAGGGGAAATCTAATGCAGAAGGATTCAAACGATGGTTTAGCTAG
- the LOC111919503 gene encoding uncharacterized protein LOC111919503: protein MGCFVSTNKTPRSPEFNRHSSKSSRAPPPVDEETVKEVLSETPNHKHFLKIEDEPRKSIPRRSLHKIQDQQHNNLDDLNLSEICSTMSENVSTTTFEEENEVIRRRVTDRSPAKRRNQQQNSGELRAVRNSPVRGKQQSPGRIRSVGEINNRGSGFGSNGRQRPVSGTGQESRSRSPANRTTVRGGGGGTRNGIGRSPSKRKTENSPGRFRSGLPESVPKPDLGSGIEIEESNWAPPDRNDDESFENPLVSLECFIFL, encoded by the coding sequence ATGGGTTGTTTTGTCAGCACAAATAAAACTCCCCGATCTCCTGAATTCAACCGTCATTCATCAAAATCAAGCAGAGCTCCGCCACCAGTAGACGAAGAGACGGTGAAAGAAGTGCTTTCTGAAACTCCCAACCACAAGCATTTCTTAAAAATCGAAGATGAACCCAGAAAGAGTATACCCCGACGGAGCCTTCACAAGATCCAGGATCAACAGCATAACAATCTTGACGATCTTAATCTCTCTGAGATCTGCAGTACGATGAGCGAGAATGTCTCAACCACCACATTTGAAGAAGAAAATGAGGTTATTCGCAGGAGAGTGACTGACAGATCTCCGGCTAAGCGAAGGAACCAGCAGCAGAATTCCGGTGAGCTTCGAGCGGTAAGAAATTCCCCGGTGAGAGGCAAGCAACAGTCTCCCGGTCGTATCAGATCCGTAGGTGAAATAAACAACCGTGGTTCCGGGTTTGGCTCTAATGGCCGACAAAGGCCGGTGTCGGGAACTGGACAGGAATCTCGATCAAGATCTCCGGCGAATCGTACGACGGtcagaggaggaggtggtgggacTAGAAATGGAATAGGAAGGAGCCCGTCTAAGAGGAAGACAGAAAACTCTCCCGGTCGATTCAGGTCGGGTTTGCCGGAGAGTGTTCCGAAACCCGATTTAGGTTCGGGTATAGAGATAGAAGAGAGTAACTGGGCTCCACCAGACAGAAACGACGACGAATCATTTGAAAACCCCCTTGTGTCCTTAGAATGCTTTATATTTCTATAG